CTCCGTGACGCGGTCGAGGCCGGCGTCGGTCTGGACGCCGACGACCTCCTCGCGAGCGCGGTCGTAGGCGTCGACGATTTCCGGCCCCTCCTCACCGCTGACGAGGTCGGACTTCTGGTGGCCTTTCAGTCGAGACAGTTCGTCTTTCGCCCAGTCCGGGAGCGGGAACAGACCGGGTGTCGTGGCGACTACCTGTGTCATTACGGCTAGGTTGGAAATGACGGGCTTTAATATTTCCTATATCAGAAAATGCCCCATGGTTATTGGTCGGCGGTCCGACGACTGGGCGTCACAGGCCGATAGTGGTGCGTGCTACCGCACCTATATCCGTGCGACGTTCGAAGCTACAGTATGGCACACAGCCCCGAAAACGTCGTCGAGTTCGTCTGCTCGAACTGCCAGGTGACACACGCCGGCACGCCGGTTCACCGCTCGGCCGGCGATCACCAGTTCGAACCACCGGTGGCCTGTGGTGCCTGCGGAGCGACGGCGTTCGTCCCGACCAGCGAGTGGATTCACCACCACGAGTGACGCCGCCCCGGTCGTCTCACACGAGGGTCGACGCGGCGTCTGCCCGTCCCGCAGAGCGACCCGACTCAGAGTACACAGCCGATCACGGGAGCGGGCTCTCGTCTCGGGACTCGAACCGGATCACGACCAGTCGCTCGTAGGGGTGGGCTTCGTCGGCGACGATCTCGCCCGCGAGCCCCCGCTCGTGAGCGTAGCGTTGTACGTCGCCGATCCCGGTGAGGCTGCTGATCAGCAGGAAGACACGCCCGCCGGGGGCCAGCACGCGCTCGACCGCTTCGAGGAAGGGGTCGACGAGCCTGCGGCCGTCTTCTCCGCCCGAGAGCGCGTGTTCCATCCAGTCGTCCCACTCCTTGTCTGGCTCGGTGGGCAGGTAGGGCGGGTTGAACGTGACGAGATCGAAGGCGTCGTCGCGGAACGGATCGAGCAGGTCGGCACGGACGGCCGGCACACCGCGAGCCGCTGCCTCGCGACAGGCGTCCGGGTTCAGATCGGACGCGACCACGTCGACGCCCGCCTCGGCCAGCGTCTCGGCGACGTAGCCTGATCCTGTTCCCACGTCGAGCCCGCGGTCGCCGGGCGCGGCGTGTGACCTGGCCGTCCGCGCCAGCAGGTCGGAGTCTTCTGCCGGCTGGTACACCGTCTCCGTGTCGCGCTGTGTGGCGAGCGAGGGCCGTCCGTCGTCGTCTGTCGGAGGCTGGCCGGGCATCGCTAGTACTCACCGGGTCGGCCGGTCTCGTAGGCGAGCGTCGCCAGCGCTGCGAACGTCGCGGGGGATAGCTCTCCCGCGCGCTTGCTCATCAGCGACTCGTCTGCGGCGTCGACGACGGCGTCGGGATCGCCGAGATCGGTGATGTGGGCCGTGTTCCGGACGGCGTTTCGCATCGTCTTGCGACGCTGTGTGAACACGCCCTTGAGAAAGTCCATGAAGAAGCCGTCGTCCGGGACGGTGTAGTCGGGTTCGCGCGGCCGGAGCCGGACGACGGCACTGTCGACGCGGGGCTGTGGGTCGAACGCCGTCGGCGGCACCGTCTCGACGATCTCGACGTCGGCGTAGTGGCCCGCCGTCACCGAGAGCCGCCCGTAGTCGTCGCTTCCGGGGTCTGCTGCCATCCGTTCGGCGAACTCCTGCTGGAACATCAGGACGAGGGGCTTCCCGCGCGGGAGCAGTCGGAACGCGATCTCGCTGGAGGCCCCGTAGGGGAGATTCGAGACGCTCGCGGAGAACTCGGGCAGGTCCACGTCGAGGGCGTCACCCTCGACGATCGTCAGGCGATCGGCGTCGATGGCGTCGGCGAACTCCTCGCGCAGGTGGGCCGCGAAGTCGGGATCGCGCTCGATCGCGGTCACCCGGTCCGCGGCCGCGAGCAGTCGATCCGTCAGCGCGCCGGGGCCGGCACCGACCTCCAGTACGTGTGATCGGTCCATCTGGTCGGCGTAGCCCGGAATCCGGTCCAGAACTCGATCGTCGACCAGGAAGTGCTGGTCCTGTCGGGTGTCCGCTCGCTTGCCCGCACGGGCGACGAGCGCGTCCGGATCGCGAGCGCCGTCGGCCCCCTCGGAGGGCGGTCCGTCGGTAGTCATCGCTCGCGGATAGCGGGCAGACCCGTAAAACGCTGTCACTTCCGGACCGACTAGGACTGGTCTTCGCGGCGCACGAACCTGCTGTACTTCAGGTCGTCCTCCGATAGCTCTTCGAGGATCCGTTCGACCAGGACCTCCTTGGGGTTGTGGAGGCCGCTGACTCGTTCTTCGAGTTCCTCGAAGCTCTCGAAGGGCTTGCGCTTGCGCTCGTCGAGAATGGAGTTGCGCAGCTTCTTGCCGATTCCGGGCAGCAGGTTCAGCTGGTGAAGCCGGAGCGTGATCGGCTGGGCCTCGTTGTAGAAGTCGACGAACCGGTCTGCCTCTGCCTCGACGAGGTCCTCGACGGCGTAGTCGAGTTCGGACTGCGCACCGCTCGGGAGGTCGTCGTACTCGACGACGCTGACCCGGTCGAAGTCGGTGCTGTGAACGTCGATACGGTCGCCGAAGGTCACGTCCGTCTCCTCCCCGACCACGATCTCGTAGAGACTGAAGTCTTCGGTCCCCATCGCGTACGCGAGCGGCTGCTTTTGATACTGTGGCCGGTCGTCCTCTGACTTGCCGTGTGGCAGGAAGTCCAGGACGACGGCCGGTTCGCCGTCGTCACCGCTCTCGGTATCGCTCATGCGAGTCGATAGGTCTAGCGTCCACTTAATGGCGTGGGTCGGGAGGCCGGCGACAATCGCCACGCGGGCGACCGATCTACAGAGAAGCAAGGCGAGTGCCGCGGGGCTCGACCCCGAGGTGGTTCACGCGTACTGCTTGACGACGTTGAGAATCTCGTCGAGTTCGTCGCCCGACAGCGAGTACCGCTCCTGTGCGAACACGGAGCGCAGCTCGTCGCGATCCAGCGGTCGGAGGTTCGCGATCTTGTAGGCGGTCGCCTCGTCGATCTTCTCCAGGTCCCGTAGCTGGTCGACGAACTCGTCGGCCTCGTCGGGATCGAGCATCGCGAATCGGTTGACGTGCTCGATCGCACGAGCGAGCTCGTAACGCATCTCTCGATCCTCGTCCATCGAGCGCTCGGCTTCGATGTCTTCGAGGATCTCCTTCGTTTCGGCGATCGTGAGGTACTCCTCGTCGACCTTCTCTTTGAAGATCGTCATACCTTACTCCTGTCGGCGGAGGTGTGCGGGCGTGACGATGATCGTCTTGTCCTTGCCGCTGTCGTTGATCTCGACCTTGTAGGCTTCGCCCTGCTGTCCGAGGACGACGCCGGTCGAACCGTCGAAGCGCGGGTGGAAGCGACCGTCGTTGACCGACGGGTCGATCTTGAGGTGGACGGTGTCGCCCTCCTCGTACTGCTCGACGGCGCGCTGGGGCGGCGAGGTGCCGCGCTCGCGTGGCGTGTTCTTCAGCTTGTTCCGCGTTCCTTTGAGGGGTCCATCCGAACTGGGCATTCGTGCGGAGGGGTAATCCGGTCGTCCTAATAAAACGTGCGTTCCCGTCGCGCCAGTGCGAGCGTCCTCTCGACAGGATATCACACCTCGGACAGTGCGAGCGTCCTCTCGACAGGATATCACACCTCGGACAGCGCGAGCGTCGCGACTCGGCGCGTCGAACCGCAGTGAAGAAAGCGCTCGGTCTATATCCGGCCGACGTTCTCGACGGAGACCGACTCCACGTCGTCGACGTTGCTGAAGGCCTCCTCGACGGCTTCCGTGCCACCGCTGTCGTCGGGGACGATCACCGTCGGGAACAGGGCGACGAGCCCGAAGGCCACATCGTCGCGCTCGACGCCGTTGATCTTCGCGCCTTCGGGGAGCGACCCTTCCAGACGCTCCTGGAGCGCGTCCAGGTCGACGTCCGGGCTGTTCGGCATGACCTTGATCTTGGCGGCGACTTTCCCCATCGTTAGGGCCCCCGGAAGCCACAGTCGGGACACTCGTAGAGGTTGCTCTGCTTGCGGCAGGTCCCACAGCGGTAGATCTGCTGACCGCAGTCCGGGCACTTGAACGCGGCCGCGTTCGTGCCGGCGATGTTGATGCCACACGAGACGCACTTCTGTGTGCGTTTTTGCTGAGTTTCGCTCTCGCTCATACACGCTGGTATCCGGCCACGACTTTTAACGATTGTCAAACGCGCCGGAGTGGACGGCGATGTCTCGAACGGACGCGATAGCCCGCCGGACTAGCTCCCCGGCAGGATGTCACCCAGCGCGGCACCGATCGCCATCGGGAAGAAGGCCACGACGCAGACACAGAAGTCCAGCCACGGGTCCGCCCAGTCGACGACGCCCCAGACGCTCAACAGTGTGACTGCCGTCACGAACGACGAGCCGAGGACGCCCACGAGTCGCCGCGGGACGAGACCGAAGAACGCGTAGGCGACCCGCACGTCCTGAATGTCGGCCACGTAGAGGATCCCGACGACCACTGCGACCGTCGCGAGCAGCGTCAGGGCCAGGAACGGCGGGCGAGCGGCGATGAATCGACCGGAGTCGACCGTCCCGCCCTCGACGGCCATCGGAATGCCAAAGAGCAGCGCGCCCAGCACCGACTCTGCGAGGTCCGCACGGTCGAATCCCCAGACGACCCGGCCGAACACCGGTCCGTCGTCGTCGACCTCGCTCGCCGTCTGCATCGCCTCGCGGACGCGGGCTCGTTCTTCTGGAGAGTCGACGAGGGCCTCAAGCTCCGAGAGGTCGTCGAACAGGTCGCTCATGTCGGCGTCGTCCTGCTCGACCGGCGACACCCCTCGCCGCCGCTCGGATCGGCTCATCGCTCACCGGGCTCTGCCGACCGGGCTTCGACGGTCGGGTTCGGCTGGGCGGGTCCGACTCGCTCGCCCTGTTCCCACTCGTAGAACCCGGTGCCAGTCTGGCGGCCCAGTTCGCCCGATTCGACTTTCTCGAAGAGCAGGTCCGGCGGATCGAACCGACCGCCGAGGTCCAGCGCCAGAGCCTCCAGTGCCGACAGGACCGTATCGAGGCCCAGCCGGTCGGCCAGTCCGAGCGGACCGATCGGGTGGTCGCGACCCAGTTCGAGCGCGCGGTCGATGGCCGGAACGCTCGCGACGCCGTCCTCGACCATCCTGACGGCCTCCGCGATGGTCGCCAGGTCCAGTCGCGTCGTCGCGAACCCCGGCGTGTCACGGACCACGATCGGCGTGGCGTCGAGCGACTCGACGAACGACACCGCGCGGTCCCGTGTGTCTGCCGTCGTCTGGTCGGCGACGACGAGTTCGACCAGCTGGCTCTCTGCCGGATCGACCACGTGGATGCCGACCGCGCGGCCGGGCCGACGGAGGCCCGCCGCGACAGCCGTGATTCGATCGTACGTGTCTCCCACGACGAGCAGCGTCTCCGCTCCGATCTGTGCCTCGACATCGGCGAGCAGGTCCCGTCGAGCGTCGATCTCGCGTCCAGTGACATCGAGGACCACGTCGGCACCGCCGACGGCCGCTTCCAGTCCGGTCGTGCCGTCGATCGCGTCACTGTCACCGCGAGCGCGACGCTGAACCGCGTCGACGCTGTCCATCACGGCGTTGGCGTCGTCCCCGTAGAGGCGAACCGTCGCCTCCGCCCGGAGACACCACGCCGCGAGGGCGTGACTGGTGGTCGAGGTCCCGAGTACGGCAACGTCCATGCGTGACATCGGGTCGCCACACCGGATAAGCCTTTACTGGAACTCCCGCTCGTCGCGGACATCGCCCCCGATCGATGGATTCACACGAGGGGAAGCTGAAACGAGATCCGTGCAAAGAGGCGCTGAGCTGTCACATTCCGTCGAGTAAGCCCGTGTTACTATCGGCACTGATCGCCACCAGCCAAACGTTTATATGTCTGAATTGTTTCTCCATAAAAGGACACATGGAGCGCCCCACCCGCCAGCGCGAGCACGACGGGACGCAGGAGCAGGAAACGGAAGAATCCGAGCAGACCTGTCCTGAGTGTGACTCGACGGCAATATCGACGGACGGGAGCGGCGAACTCATCTGCGAAGACTGCGGACTTGTCATCGAAGATGAGAACATCGACCGCGGCCCGGAATGGCGCGCGTTCAACCATTCTGAACGGCAGAGCAAGTCCCGCGTCGGGGCACCGACGACCCAGACGATGCACGACAAGGGGCTGACGACGACGATCGACTGGAAGGACAAGGACGCGTACGGCCGGTCCATCTCGTCGAAGAAGCGATCCCAGATGCACCGGCTGCGAAAGTGGCAAGAGCGAATTCGGACGAAGGACGCGGGGGAGCGCAACCTCCAGTTCGCCCTCTCGGAGATCGATCGGATGGCGTCGGCACTGGGCGTCCCGCGCTCGGTGCGGGAAGTCGCGTCGGTGATCTACCGGCGCGCGCTGGACGAGGACCTCATCCGCGGCCGCTCCATCGAGGGCGTCGCGACCTCCTGTCTGTACGCCGCCTGCCGACAGGAGGGCATCCCACGGAGCCTCGAAGAGGTCTCGGACGTCTCTCGGGTCGAGCAAAAGGAGATCGGGCGCACGTACCGCTACGTCGCCCAGGAGCTCAAGCTCAAGATGGAGCCCGTCGACCCCAAACAGTACGTCCCGCGCTTCGCCAGCGAACTCGAACTCAGCGAGGAGGTCCAGTCGAAGGCCAACGAGATCATCGACGTGACCGCCGAGCAGGGCCTGCTGTCGGGCAAGTCCCCCACGGGCTACGCCGCGGCGGCGATCTACGCCGCGTCGCTGCTGTGCAACGAGAAGAAGACCCAGCGAGAGGTCGCCGACGTTGCCCAGGTGACGGAAGTGACGATCCGGAACCGCTACCAGGAACAGATCGAAGCGATGGGGATCCACTGAGACGGATCGCTGGCCACGAGAACGGCCGGCAGTACGAGACGGGACCGTGTCGCCTCACACTCGGGACGCGTTTTCGCGATACTTTTTGTCGACGCTCGACGGTAGCGCTGCCAGTGGTACTGACAGTCGGTCGTCGCCGCGGGCGGGGACCCATCTGACCGCTGTGGTGGCGTTTGCACAGCGGTGTGACCGAGCGTCTCAGTCAGACGGCTGTGCGTCGTGGTCCGGAGCCAGCGCCGCGTCCTCGTCTTCGAACACCTGTGTCCCGAGTTCTTCGACGATCGCCTCGCCACTGAGCGCGAGCAGGCCGAAGCCGACCTTCGTCACCACGTCGAGGTAGGCGACGACCAGCGCCGTCGTTTCGAGGTCCATCAGCCCGAGTCCGGACTGTCCGACGATCCAGATGACCGGATAGACGCCCCAGAGCACGACGACGAAGTTACGGAGCGTCTCGTAGACCCCGAATCCGACCTCCGAGAGCGTGTCGACGGCGGCCTCCGAGACCGAGCCGTACAGCAGGTAGCCGACGCCAGCGAAGGCGACCGCGCCCAGGGCGAACAAGCCCCAGGCGAGTAGGCCACTCGACAGCGCGCCCGCGAACCCGAAGACGATCGTCAGGACCTGCAGGCCGACGAGTTTCCCGATCGTCTCGCGGTCGGCACCCGCGAACAACCCCAGGAACAGGACGTTCAGGGGCGTCGTCAGCAGCCAGTCGACGTAGCGGGGAATCCAGACGATGTGATCTCCCGTGTCGAAGCCGCCGATGCCGAGTGCCATGATCGCGTAGGCGAAGATCGCGATGCTGGGAATCGAGACCAGCACCGCGTACCGCGTGCGTCTCTCGGCCGGGACGAGCCTGAAGCCGTAGGCGAGGATCGCCGTCCCAGCGAGCATACCGATCGTACCGAGTGTGAACCAGAGTTCTATCATCGTTAGTCGTCGTCAGTGGCCGCAGTCGTCTGCTGGCCGGGACTCTCGGCAGACTGCACCGAGAACCGGTCGAGCGCCTGTTCGAGTTCGTCTGCACGCTGTCTGAGTTCCGTCGCGGAGTCAGACACCTCGC
Above is a genomic segment from Halomicrobium sp. LC1Hm containing:
- a CDS encoding DUF2391 family protein; translation: MSRSERRRGVSPVEQDDADMSDLFDDLSELEALVDSPEERARVREAMQTASEVDDDGPVFGRVVWGFDRADLAESVLGALLFGIPMAVEGGTVDSGRFIAARPPFLALTLLATVAVVVGILYVADIQDVRVAYAFFGLVPRRLVGVLGSSFVTAVTLLSVWGVVDWADPWLDFCVCVVAFFPMAIGAALGDILPGS
- a CDS encoding transcription initiation factor IIB family protein, encoding MERPTRQREHDGTQEQETEESEQTCPECDSTAISTDGSGELICEDCGLVIEDENIDRGPEWRAFNHSERQSKSRVGAPTTQTMHDKGLTTTIDWKDKDAYGRSISSKKRSQMHRLRKWQERIRTKDAGERNLQFALSEIDRMASALGVPRSVREVASVIYRRALDEDLIRGRSIEGVATSCLYAACRQEGIPRSLEEVSDVSRVEQKEIGRTYRYVAQELKLKMEPVDPKQYVPRFASELELSEEVQSKANEIIDVTAEQGLLSGKSPTGYAAAAIYAASLLCNEKKTQREVADVAQVTEVTIRNRYQEQIEAMGIH
- a CDS encoding 50S ribosomal protein L21e, whose amino-acid sequence is MPSSDGPLKGTRNKLKNTPRERGTSPPQRAVEQYEEGDTVHLKIDPSVNDGRFHPRFDGSTGVVLGQQGEAYKVEINDSGKDKTIIVTPAHLRRQE
- a CDS encoding bacteriorhodopsin; the protein is MIELWFTLGTIGMLAGTAILAYGFRLVPAERRTRYAVLVSIPSIAIFAYAIMALGIGGFDTGDHIVWIPRYVDWLLTTPLNVLFLGLFAGADRETIGKLVGLQVLTIVFGFAGALSSGLLAWGLFALGAVAFAGVGYLLYGSVSEAAVDTLSEVGFGVYETLRNFVVVLWGVYPVIWIVGQSGLGLMDLETTALVVAYLDVVTKVGFGLLALSGEAIVEELGTQVFEDEDAALAPDHDAQPSD
- a CDS encoding elongation factor 1-beta, which produces MGKVAAKIKVMPNSPDVDLDALQERLEGSLPEGAKINGVERDDVAFGLVALFPTVIVPDDSGGTEAVEEAFSNVDDVESVSVENVGRI
- a CDS encoding 3-hydroxyacyl-CoA dehydrogenase family protein, coding for MDVAVLGTSTTSHALAAWCLRAEATVRLYGDDANAVMDSVDAVQRRARGDSDAIDGTTGLEAAVGGADVVLDVTGREIDARRDLLADVEAQIGAETLLVVGDTYDRITAVAAGLRRPGRAVGIHVVDPAESQLVELVVADQTTADTRDRAVSFVESLDATPIVVRDTPGFATTRLDLATIAEAVRMVEDGVASVPAIDRALELGRDHPIGPLGLADRLGLDTVLSALEALALDLGGRFDPPDLLFEKVESGELGRQTGTGFYEWEQGERVGPAQPNPTVEARSAEPGER
- a CDS encoding RNA polymerase Rpb4 family protein: MTIFKEKVDEEYLTIAETKEILEDIEAERSMDEDREMRYELARAIEHVNRFAMLDPDEADEFVDQLRDLEKIDEATAYKIANLRPLDRDELRSVFAQERYSLSGDELDEILNVVKQYA
- a CDS encoding HemK2/MTQ2 family protein methyltransferase encodes the protein MPGQPPTDDDGRPSLATQRDTETVYQPAEDSDLLARTARSHAAPGDRGLDVGTGSGYVAETLAEAGVDVVASDLNPDACREAAARGVPAVRADLLDPFRDDAFDLVTFNPPYLPTEPDKEWDDWMEHALSGGEDGRRLVDPFLEAVERVLAPGGRVFLLISSLTGIGDVQRYAHERGLAGEIVADEAHPYERLVVIRFESRDESPLP
- a CDS encoding 16S ribosomal RNA methyltransferase A; its protein translation is MTTDGPPSEGADGARDPDALVARAGKRADTRQDQHFLVDDRVLDRIPGYADQMDRSHVLEVGAGPGALTDRLLAAADRVTAIERDPDFAAHLREEFADAIDADRLTIVEGDALDVDLPEFSASVSNLPYGASSEIAFRLLPRGKPLVLMFQQEFAERMAADPGSDDYGRLSVTAGHYADVEIVETVPPTAFDPQPRVDSAVVRLRPREPDYTVPDDGFFMDFLKGVFTQRRKTMRNAVRNTAHITDLGDPDAVVDAADESLMSKRAGELSPATFAALATLAYETGRPGEY
- a CDS encoding DUF655 domain-containing protein; protein product: MSDTESGDDGEPAVVLDFLPHGKSEDDRPQYQKQPLAYAMGTEDFSLYEIVVGEETDVTFGDRIDVHSTDFDRVSVVEYDDLPSGAQSELDYAVEDLVEAEADRFVDFYNEAQPITLRLHQLNLLPGIGKKLRNSILDERKRKPFESFEELEERVSGLHNPKEVLVERILEELSEDDLKYSRFVRREDQS
- a CDS encoding HVO_2753 family zinc finger protein; amino-acid sequence: MSESETQQKRTQKCVSCGINIAGTNAAAFKCPDCGQQIYRCGTCRKQSNLYECPDCGFRGP